The following proteins are encoded in a genomic region of Cryptomeria japonica chromosome 11, Sugi_1.0, whole genome shotgun sequence:
- the LOC131065105 gene encoding NDR1/HIN1-like protein 12, with protein sequence MSDKKDCGKHGGVRRDSLFIRRRAWGSCCGCLMFLIIIVLFAILIVYLVLRPHKPRFYVQDATVRQWNTSGDLLTSSLQFTVLSRNPNNRIGIYYDQIGAYATYIGQQVTVYYPLSPFYQGHKEVNVLSPVLYGNLVPLAPFIADHLKVDQQTGVLTLNLRMSGRIRWKVGTWTSSHYRLNVNCYTILGLSGSGFVGQAPLQPGTRCDVSV encoded by the coding sequence ATGTCAGATAAAAAGGACTGCGGCAAGCACGGCGGCGTCCGCCGGGACAGCTTATTCATAAGACGCCGTGCCTGGGGCAGCTGCTGCGGATGCCTGATGTTCTTGATCATAATCGTCCTTTTCGCAATTCTAATCGTTTACCTGGTTCTCCGCCCGCATAAGCCCCGGTTCTATGTGCAGGATGCGACCGTCCGCCAATGGAACACTTCTGGCGACCTGCTGACTTCCAGCTTGCAGTTCACCGTCCTGTCGCGAAACCCTAACAACCGGATCGGCATCTATTATGACCAGATCGGCGCCTACGCTACCTACATCGGCCAGCAGGTGACCGTCTATTACCCGTTGTCGCCGTTTTATCAGGGCCACAAAGAAGTCAATGTTCTGTCTCCGGTCCTGTATGGAAACCTCGTTCCGCTGGCTCCGTTTATTGCCGATCATCTGAAGGTCGATCAACAGACCGGCGTCCTGACGTTAAATCTGCGGATGAGCGGAAGAATTCGTTGGAAGGTCGGTACCTGGACTTCCAGTCATTACCGTTTGAACGTGAATTGTTACACCATTTTAGGGTTAAGCGGATCCGGCTTCGTGGGCCAGGCCCCTTTGCAGCCCGGCACCAGGTGTGACGTTAGCGTTTGA